The DNA segment CATGAGCACCATTGTGCATGTGACCCAGCAAGGAATCGCCCAGGTTTACAGAGGAAACCGATTTGGTTTAGGCGGGTATATGCGAATGGACATCAAGAAGTTTGAGATACAAGAATTCACTTATTCGCCGGGAGATATGATTTACTTCTTTTCGGATGGATACATTGACCAGTTCGGAGGAGTTTTGGGGAAGAAGTTTTACTTTAAGAATTTATTGTCCTTGTTTAAATCCATTTATTCGATGGAAGGCGAGAGTCAGAAGCGACGCTTGTTAAGTGAATTTATGCAATGGAAAGGAGATTGTGACCAAACGGATGATGTGCATGTGATGGGTATACGGCTGTGACCAACAAAATGGAGGAAGGAGGATAACTGGTTGGGGTTCCGTCGGGTAGGGATAGAGCCAGATACCCCACAGGCCACCAAGGCCCTAGCCTGGGTGGACGAGGAGTAGCGGCGATAGCCCGACCATTTGCCTTGCACACTATTTGAATGGAGCAGATTCTTGGTGGCAAATGGGACCCGCCAAACAATAAAAAAAGAAAAGAACCGGAAAAGTGGAAGAAAATTTGGGGTTAGAATAGGCTTCAATTGCCTTATCTTCGCCGCCAAATTATTCCATATTTATGTCGTTAGAATTTTATAAAAAAGACACCAAAACAGCGTTAGAGGCCAAGGAATATGCTCAGTGGATTGCCTTTGGTCCATCGGTATTTCAGGCTGCCAGAATATTAAGAAACTCGGGTATATTAACTGCCATAGAACAATCGGGAAAGCAAGGCTTAAGTTTAGAAGAAGTGGTAGAAAAGACCCAAATGCCTTTGTATGGAGTAAGAGTATTATTGGAAGCAGGTTTAGGGATAGGATTGGTATTGTTAAACGATGGAAAATTTACCTTAACCAAGACCTCCTTTTTTATCCTTCATGATAGGTTAACTGTATCGAACATGGATTTCTCACATGATGTGAACTATCTAGGCATGTTTGATTTGGAGAAATCGATTTACAGCGGAAAACCAGAAGGATTAAAAGTATTTGGGGAGTGGAAAACGGTTTATGAGGCCTTGGCGCATTTACCCAAGGACATTCAGAAATCGTGGTTTGCCTTTGATCATTTTTATTCGGATGATGCTTTTCCGGCTGTGTTACCGGAAGTGTTTAAGAACAAACCTAAGTATATGGCAGATATTGGAGGGAATACCGGGAAATGGACCTTGCAAAGTTTAGGCTATGATTCGGAGGTTAGAATGGCCATATTGGATTTGCCCGGTCAATTGAACATGGCAAAGGCTAACATCGCAGAGAAGGGATTGGCAGACCGGGTTGATTTTTTTGAGATCAACATTTTGGATGAGAATCAAAAAATACCGAAAGGCTTTGATGCTATTTGGATGAGTCAGTTTTTAGATTGTTTTTCGGAGGCAGAAATTGTTTCGATTTTGAACCGTTGTTATGAGGCATTGGATGAGGAAGGCCGGGTTTACATATTAGAGCCATTTTGGGATAGGCAGCGTTTTCCGGCATCGGCTTTTTGTTTGCAGCAAACCTCCTTGTATTTTACAGCAATAGCCAATGGAAACAGCCAGATGTACTATTCCGAAACATTTTTAAAATTGGTTGACAGGGCCGGATTTGAGGTAGTATCGCAGAAAGATGGATTAGGCGTAAGCCATACATTATTGACTTGTAAGAAA comes from the Bacteroidia bacterium genome and includes:
- a CDS encoding SAM-dependent methyltransferase gives rise to the protein MSLEFYKKDTKTALEAKEYAQWIAFGPSVFQAARILRNSGILTAIEQSGKQGLSLEEVVEKTQMPLYGVRVLLEAGLGIGLVLLNDGKFTLTKTSFFILHDRLTVSNMDFSHDVNYLGMFDLEKSIYSGKPEGLKVFGEWKTVYEALAHLPKDIQKSWFAFDHFYSDDAFPAVLPEVFKNKPKYMADIGGNTGKWTLQSLGYDSEVRMAILDLPGQLNMAKANIAEKGLADRVDFFEINILDENQKIPKGFDAIWMSQFLDCFSEAEIVSILNRCYEALDEEGRVYILEPFWDRQRFPASAFCLQQTSLYFTAIANGNSQMYYSETFLKLVDRAGFEVVSQKDGLGVSHTLLTCKKR